In Miscanthus floridulus cultivar M001 unplaced genomic scaffold, ASM1932011v1 os_2177_1_2, whole genome shotgun sequence, the following proteins share a genomic window:
- the LOC136534681 gene encoding uncharacterized mitochondrial protein AtMg00810-like, translating into MSDLGALSYYLGIEVRQGKVHISLGQCTYAEKLLEHRRMAECKPCATPMEERLKLSKHSMAVKVDATHYRSIVGGLRYLTHTRPDITFAVGYVSRFMEDPREDH; encoded by the coding sequence atgagcgatctcggcgcgctctcctactacctcggcattgaggtgAGGCAGGGGAAGGTGCACATCTCGCTGGGCCAGTGCACCTATGCGGAGAAGCTGCTGGAGCACAGACGCATGgcggagtgcaagccatgcgcaactccaatggaggagcggctgaagctgtccAAGCACAGCATGGCGGTGAAGGTGGACGCGACGcactaccggagcatcgtcggcgggctGCGCTACCTAACACATACTCGGCCAGACATCACGTTTGCGGTCGGGTATGTCAGTCGTTTCATGGAGGACCCACGCGAGGATCATTGA